Below is a genomic region from Cotesia glomerata isolate CgM1 linkage group LG5, MPM_Cglom_v2.3, whole genome shotgun sequence.
attatttattgtaattacaattatatacGTAGTGAaggaaaattgtaaataagaGACTAGTTACCCATAAGAAGGGATAGAATTAAGAAGTTCACGTAAATCATTATCGCTGGTAATGGGTATCCAAATGTAAACACCATTACACCAATAGAGATTGCTAGTTGCATTATTACGTTGCTGTATGCCAAGCAGACAAAGGGAAAAACATAGCTGGCTTTACgctgaaaaattcatttgatttttagttatttcttaaaattaaatttattgtttgattGATATTGATTGTTTTCTTCTTACCTTAATACTTCCGATAATTAGTTGTATGGATATTATCATACAAATCGCAAGATATGACATTACCCCTGTGTAAATAGCTTTGACAATGAAGTAGGTACTCATTTTAAATTCAGGATTTTCAATGTTTTCAATATGGTCTATCCCGATAGCTTCTAGGATGAAGACGAATATTGTACATAACTAaaacaagtaaataattatattattatttttttttatttatttatttaacaattaaaaccCTGAAGCCAAAGCTCCTTAAGGGCCTTACACTAGTTCCACGGaaaaaacaagatgacactggatatcatcccagataaTACTCAGTGGTATCTGTTCTATATTTCTACATATTTCTTCTATATTTCAAATAGTAGctagaaaaatccagattttactgtgtgatatctggattatactcattgtaatctggattatattagctactatctgaaattttttttcactcaatataatctgagatgatatccagtgtcatcttgttctttccgtgtatacaaataattataatatttatatactccACCAGGCGAAgaagtatttaatattttgataaagattattacaaaatgataataataattaaaaattatattgttaaGTATGTTACGTTGACTCAAAGCAAATTAAAGTGTAAGTTGTAAGTTATGAGTTATAAACTACTGAATCTAACAAAATGAAAACTAAAGAAAAGttctgtaaaattaattaaatattgttatatattgtCTCTAGATAAAAAGAACgcataacatttttatttatttatttcaatataatgAGACCCAACATCTTGATCTGAATTCACTGTAATCAATAATTTGcacaatattaataacatacatttaatagtatattacatacctaggccagtaaaataagaaaagtctcagatcacatgtaattgttggccgaggcgaagccgaggttgacaaacatgtgatctgaggctttcttatttactggccaaggtgtgtatcctatttttctgctcgacgtagccggaatgtggcaactttgtttagcgcagcggccagaaagttgccactttccggccggagagcagaaaaatagtatattacacacctagggaagtaaagtaagaaatgtctcagatcacatgtaattgttggccaaggcgaagccgaggtcaacaaacatgtgatctgaggctttcttatttacttcccgtggagtgtatactatttttttgctcgacgaaggcagaaaggggcaacttcgtttagcgcagcgggccgaaagttgacgctttctgcccgtcgagcaaaaaaattttttttgccctccgggcggaaagtggcaactttcgtcccgctgcgctaaactaagttgccgctttccgccttcgtcggacaaaaaaatagtatacactcctcgggaagtaaataagaaagcctcagatcacatgtttgttgacctcggcttcgcctcggccaacaattacatgtgatctgagacatttcttactttacttccctaggtgtgtaatatactatttcataTAACCTGTATTGAAAATGTGAGTTTTaatgcctgttgagccaaccgaaactagacaatttcagaccaatgcgactgtgccgggcaggtatcaattatttcttcccggcggacagaaaatgacgattttctgtccgcgaggtgaagttgcagctttattttcaatcctatcaattgtttgtttattttatacctttataattgtcattctaaccATTAACTGTACCgacatattataattctgttattaacCGGTGACGTTAGCCGAGTCGTCTAAGGCGCATGGCCTATAGAGAACTCGGACTAACTTACcggccaggcgtgggttcgaataccaagctggtcttagaaaccaactTGGTTGATATTCggcccttgccgcgtaggttaagatttacaCAACCCAAAAAgacccaacgtaccactcccaacagttaaaagtcggcgatatgaccacagcagttaaaaccgactctaaataataataaataaaaaaaaaaaaattctgttattaagtataaataagaatgataaaagaaaacttgtcaatttacgaataatgtttggtaaaaaataaactattactttctattttattataagtttcataataaaatggtattttcgctgttcgtctgaaactatctagttctggttggctccagacattgaaactagcatttttaatgcaacttatatgaaaaatataatgtgtgacgcgggatgaaacacgatttcagaccgagtgatgccagccctcgcttcgctcgagcaggcaacttcactctggtctgaaatcgttttgtttcatccctagtcacacaatatactattttttaataaataaatttttactgaaatagtatattacacacctagggaagtaaagtaagaaatgtctcagatcacatgtaattgttggccgaggcgaagccgaggtcaacaaacatgtgatctgaggctttcttatttacttcccgaggagtgtatactatttttttgtctgacgaaggcggaaagcggcaacttagtgtagcgcagcgggacgaaagttgccactttccgcccggagggcaaaaaaatatattttaaaaaattacactcataaaatttaaagatttacagatgttaaaatttatttatttaaaaaaaaattttgttatttttagcTTCATCaagcaaaatttaattattaaagagaagaataacttttatggtcagtttttaaaatcaatttttttcctattttaacaatagaataaaaattccgttttaataataaaaaattgacctttgctataaatatatttatcatactTACTATAGTCGCAATTCCGATAATTATACTGCCAATTTGTAATGAGCAGCACCCACAAAAAGTTTTTACCTGcatctgaaaataattataaaattaattctttatctAACATTCAAAAACCTTCTAATtaccattataatttttatgagctctgtaccaaaaataatttggaatgagtgcaaaattttatgaattgaaATCTCTATAaccttaatttaatttaagtaaaattttaataatttaatcagaAGATTAAATGTCCAATTGTTTCGTAGTTGTCTTCTCAATAACGcattacttatattttatattaataccCATATACATGTTATTCAAGTAATTCCTACGATCGTCAGACAGATACACGAACaggaaaattgtttttcattcTCTCGCCAGATAACGTCAAGGAAGTCCTGATATTCAGAATATTTACAAATTCTTTAAAGATTACCGATACCTATTGTACacatttttcattgttttaacTGTTGGAAGTTCATTTGTAGAATTATAA
It encodes:
- the LOC123264861 gene encoding lysosomal-associated transmembrane protein 4A-like isoform X1; amino-acid sequence: MMQVKTFCGCCSLQIGSIIIGIATILCTIFVFILEAIGIDHIENIENPEFKMSTYFIVKAIYTGVMSYLAICMIISIQLIIGSIKRKASYVFPFVCLAYSNVIMQLAISIGVMVFTFGYPLPAIMIYVNFLILSLLMGAYVYIWLVSYSFYKELMLEKYGYSPNQENKNYEPYKGYNV
- the LOC123264861 gene encoding lysosomal-associated transmembrane protein 4A-like isoform X2, translating into MQVKTFCGCCSLQIGSIIIGIATILCTIFVFILEAIGIDHIENIENPEFKMSTYFIVKAIYTGVMSYLAICMIISIQLIIGSIKRKASYVFPFVCLAYSNVIMQLAISIGVMVFTFGYPLPAIMIYVNFLILSLLMGAYVYIWLVSYSFYKELMLEKYGYSPNQENKNYEPYKGYNV